The sequence GTGTGAGCACCGATGCCGATCAAGTGCTGCTGACAGACAGTCGCAAGAAACTTTATCGGATTCGAGTCGGTGACCAGATTCGTGAACTTGCCAGCGTCGATTTGAAGGCTCCGTTTCTGAGCAAGACCATCGGCGTGGGCAATGTTTTTGTCGGTGGTGTGAGTGGTCCTGCAGCGGATTTCTTGGTCGGCTACGAAGAAGAAGCGTTGGCCGAAAAGTTCCGTAAACTTCTCGATGGTCGCATTCAGTGGGGCCCGTCACTGGCAACCACCGATGATGGTGAAGAGTTGGCGTTGTTGATCACAAACGACTCCGTGCTGCGAGCATTTTCAGCTGACGGAGAGGAGGTGTTTCAAACTCCGATGCCAGTCTCAGGGCTGCCGGTGAATGAAGTTGTCTCGATCCAAGGCCGTTGGATTTTGACCGGCGTCGATGGTTGGCTTGTGGCGCTTGACCCGTCCACCGGCAAGGTGCTCGGCACGACGGAGCTAGGCCAGCCCCTGTCGGCCAGCCCATTGCCTGCGGGCAAACAACTGTTCGTCCCCGGCGCCGAGGGCGTGGTCTACATTACCAACATCCCCGGCGAGAATTGATTATGTCTTGGTATTCTTTCATGCACGTGTTCTGCCCACCTCACGCAATTTCCGTTAGGAATATTGTTGTCGCCACGCTGGTTGGCGGAACGATGATGATGCTTGGATCGGTGGGCACGCACCTGCAGGCGGAAATCATCAATTACGCTGAGGTCGGCCGCCCCGAAGATCCCGGCTTGGAGCTTCTTCAAGAAGATCCTCACGACCTGATCTTTTTCAAAAAAGAAGCCGGTGGTGGCTGGGTGAAGGCGAGGCTGCTGGACTTGCCAGGGCGAGAGATGCCGGCTAACCCCAAAGGCCAGCTCAAATTTCGCATCAATGGTATTGAAACCAAAGACTTCGTTGCCAAGTGGGACGAAATTGAACTGATCGACTTTTGGGAAAAGCGTCTCGAACGGGAAACCGCCGATCGTATCAAATCGGGCGACTTCACCGGTGCGTATCCATTCCTGTCTGTGCTGATTCGCGATTACCCCAATCGTCCAAATTTGCGAACGCTCCGTTCAGAGTACCTGCTCCGTGACGCGCTCAGCCGTTTTAAGAAGGGGGAGATTGGCCCCGCGCTGGCCATGCTCGAAGAACTCCACCGCTATGCACCGGAGTACAAAAGTGACTCGGTGATCTCTGGCATTGGTTTGACGACCGATCGCCTGATGCAGCGGTTGATGGAGGAGCAGAAGCTCGAACTGGCACAGCAACTCTTGGCCCGATTAGAAAAAGACTACCGTGGTCAGAATTTGGCATCGATTAAGAAGTGGAATCAAACCTTCCTGGAGATGGCCCAGGAGCGTCAGGATGCGGCGATCGCTGCGTTAGAAGCAGAAGATTTTCGCACTGCTCGCCGGCTTTCGCGGGAGAGTATCCACCTCAAACCGTCGATTCCCAACGGCCAGGAACTCGTTCGCAAGATTGACCAAATCTATCCACTGGTGAATGTCGGTGTGCTGCAAACCGCCAAGAATCCAGATCCGACACGTTTGGACAACTGGGCCGCTCGCCGCGCCGGACGGTTGCTCTACCGAGTTTTGTTTGAGATGCAGGGTGCTGGGCCGGAAGGTGGTGAGTATGAGTTTCTGTTTGGTGAGACGGAACAGAGCGCTGACCGCCAGGAATTCAAAATGTTGTTGCAGCCCGAAAAACTGGAGTCACCACTGGACCGTATTAATGGGTTTCTCGTTGCGGATCGCCTCGCCGAACGCGTCGACCCGGGTTCGCCCGTTTACTTCTCGCCTTGGGCGGCGGCGATCAAAGCCATCGGACTTGATGGTCCCAAGGAGATTGACTGTCTGTTGCGCCGGCCCAACGTACTGCCTTCTGCCCTGATTCAAATGACCGTCGATGGTAGTTGGTTCGGCGGTGAGCCGGGGTCGCCCACAGGCGACTACCGCCGCGACGTGGTCGAGGGCGACGTGGTTCGCTATACGCTCGTGGGCAAGCAGAGAACTGCGACCCAACCACGCGAGATTGTGGAAATACGCACTGAGAGTGCAGCGGATGGTGTGGCGAAACTGCTCAAGGGCGAGGTCGATGTGCTCGACCAACTGTTTCCAGCTGACGCCGTTCGTCTGGAGAGTAATCGGAAGTTTCGGGTAGCGAAGTATCCATTGCCCAGCGTTCATATGTTGGTCCCGTGCAGTGATCATGCCTACCTGGCTGAACGCGCGTTTCGACGGGCTCTCGTTTACGGTACGAACCGGGAAGACATTTTATCGGGCGAGTTGCTGGAAGGCCTGGAGGTGCCCGGTTGCCGAGTCTTGTCAGGCCCATTTCCCGCCGGGCTCGAGCAGAACGATCCGCTGGGCTATGCCTATGACCAGTCCATTGCCCCTCGCCGGTACGAGCCGAGGCTGGCGAAATTGCTGATCACGATGAATGCCAACACACTTGAAAGCCAGGCTAAACGCAAGAAAGAGGCTGTGCCGGAGTTGAAACCCATCCGCTTGGCCCATCCGCCTGAGAATCTGTCTCGCTCGGCCTGTGAGGCGATCAAAAGCCAGTGGGAGTTGTTGGACTTGGAAATTGAATTGGTCGAGTTGCCAGTCGGGATGGCATTCCCCGAGCCGGGGACGGCGGACCTCGCGTACGTTGCTGCCGCAGTCTGGGAACCGATTATCGATGCTCGGCGCGTACTCGGGCCTAACGGCATGGCTGGCAGCACCGATCAGTTGGTCGGCCTGGGGCTGCGACGGCTCGAGGAATCCAGAAACTGGAAAGAC comes from Allorhodopirellula heiligendammensis and encodes:
- a CDS encoding ABC transporter substrate-binding protein, coding for MMMLGSVGTHLQAEIINYAEVGRPEDPGLELLQEDPHDLIFFKKEAGGGWVKARLLDLPGREMPANPKGQLKFRINGIETKDFVAKWDEIELIDFWEKRLERETADRIKSGDFTGAYPFLSVLIRDYPNRPNLRTLRSEYLLRDALSRFKKGEIGPALAMLEELHRYAPEYKSDSVISGIGLTTDRLMQRLMEEQKLELAQQLLARLEKDYRGQNLASIKKWNQTFLEMAQERQDAAIAALEAEDFRTARRLSRESIHLKPSIPNGQELVRKIDQIYPLVNVGVLQTAKNPDPTRLDNWAARRAGRLLYRVLFEMQGAGPEGGEYEFLFGETEQSADRQEFKMLLQPEKLESPLDRINGFLVADRLAERVDPGSPVYFSPWAAAIKAIGLDGPKEIDCLLRRPNVLPSALIQMTVDGSWFGGEPGSPTGDYRRDVVEGDVVRYTLVGKQRTATQPREIVEIRTESAADGVAKLLKGEVDVLDQLFPADAVRLESNRKFRVAKYPLPSVHMLVPCSDHAYLAERAFRRALVYGTNREDILSGELLEGLEVPGCRVLSGPFPAGLEQNDPLGYAYDQSIAPRRYEPRLAKLLITMNANTLESQAKRKKEAVPELKPIRLAHPPENLSRSACEAIKSQWELLDLEIELVELPVGMAFPEPGTADLAYVAAAVWEPIIDARRVLGPNGMAGSTDQLVGLGLRRLEESRNWKDARDRLLDLHYIVHHELPIIPLWQLVDSYAYNRNLLGVGSDVVSLYQNAEKWRLSQ